The genomic segment TATACCAGGCGTTGGTAAGGTACAGCAGGGGGTTGCCGGCCAGCCGCACGACGATGGCATTGGGTGGTGGTAACACGAACGGCGGTACCTCAGTCGCGAGCGTGATCGCCCACCAGCAAGTAACGCCGACGAAGAGCGCGGTCACCGGATAGATCGCGTCTGTCGCAGCGATGTGCATTCGCCGGTTCATCGATGGCAGCTCTCGTGCAGCGTTCGGCGAACCGCCGCGACCTGTTCCTGAAACACTTGAGTGCTGAATACCTCGGCGTCACGCGGTTCAGGCAGGTCGATGTCGAACGTCGCTTCGATCCGCCCGGGTTGGTCGCGCATCACCACGCACTGGTCTCCGAGAAAGACCGCCTCTGGAACACTGTGAGTGACGAAGACGATCGTCTTCCGCTCGCGCCGCCAGAGCGACCGGATCTCGACGCCGAGTTCGTCGCGGGTGATCTCGTCGAGTTCCCCGAACGGTTCGTCCATCAGCAGGACGTCCGCGTTTAGGTGGATCGCGCGGGCGATCGCGACTCGCTGTTTCATTCCGCCAGAAAGCGCGTTTGGCCGGGCGTCCTCGAACCCCTCAAGTCCCA from the Natronococcus sp. AD-5 genome contains:
- a CDS encoding ABC transporter ATP-binding protein, which translates into the protein MIEIEELSVVFDDFTAIADIDLRIERGTFVTVVGPSGCGKTTLLRAVGGLQEPTAGHVRIGERPPSTAQGAGDIGFVFQQHTLFPWKSALENVVFLRTVANKSPNREEARGLLRSMGLEGFEDARPNALSGGMKQRVAIARAIHLNADVLLMDEPFGELDEITRDELGVEIRSLWRRERKTIVFVTHSVPEAVFLGDQCVVMRDQPGRIEATFDIDLPEPRDAEVFSTQVFQEQVAAVRRTLHESCHR